A region from the Clostridium beijerinckii genome encodes:
- the ytxC gene encoding putative sporulation protein YtxC, with translation MLILKLAYNEDLIFSHELQELRELLKKKDILIGFVESIERKTHIIKIICEENCYNEKIKDIINLYVSNILYRIVIDNYRKKEMLEFLTNNYFFLKQREILEVEDEIVKVLKYEETTKNEDSIYCLNRINSMIEKIRDCISEKQEINIDGFITFRMKKLREDIECIIDKVIERYMVEKEYKEFVKLLKYFVDIQECKIEEINIIIEENNNYIIKNGEGKDLYYDFLKEITAEQGSLELNMEDVLISGLITSAPKNIIIYGKENCTNKEFLDTIENVFGDKVTFHDCGSDFKPKKIIAKNVDMY, from the coding sequence ATGCTTATTTTAAAATTAGCTTATAATGAAGACTTGATTTTTTCTCATGAATTACAGGAGCTAAGAGAATTACTAAAGAAAAAAGATATATTAATAGGATTTGTTGAAAGTATAGAAAGAAAAACTCATATAATTAAGATAATTTGCGAAGAAAATTGTTATAATGAAAAAATAAAAGATATTATTAACTTATATGTTAGTAACATTTTATATAGAATAGTTATTGATAATTATAGAAAAAAAGAAATGCTTGAATTTTTAACTAACAATTATTTTTTCTTAAAACAACGTGAAATATTAGAAGTAGAAGATGAAATAGTAAAAGTATTGAAATATGAAGAAACAACTAAAAATGAAGATTCTATATATTGTTTAAATAGAATAAATTCAATGATAGAGAAAATCAGAGATTGTATAAGTGAAAAACAAGAAATTAATATAGATGGTTTTATAACTTTTAGAATGAAAAAACTTAGAGAAGATATAGAATGTATTATAGATAAAGTGATAGAAAGATATATGGTGGAAAAAGAGTATAAAGAATTTGTAAAATTATTAAAGTATTTTGTAGATATACAAGAATGTAAAATAGAAGAAATAAATATAATAATAGAAGAAAATAATAACTATATAATAAAAAATGGAGAAGGAAAAGACTTATATTATGATTTTTTAAAAGAAATAACAGCAGAACAAGGTAGCTTAGAATTAAATATGGAAGATGTATTAATAAGTGGGCTTATAACAAGTGCACCTAAAAATATAATCATATATGGGAAAGAAAATTGTACTAACAAAGAATTTTTAGATACAATAGAAAATGTATTT